In Struthio camelus isolate bStrCam1 chromosome 4, bStrCam1.hap1, whole genome shotgun sequence, a genomic segment contains:
- the PRDM8 gene encoding PR domain zinc finger protein 8, with the protein MEDAGVQRGIWDGDAKTVQQCLTDIFTSVYTTCDIPENAIFGPCVLSHTSLYDSIAFIALKSTDKRTVPYIFRVDTSAANGSSEGLMWLRLVQSARERQEQNLEAYIKSGQLFYRSLRRIAKDEELLVWYGKELTDLLLLSPARAPARSNGSPPYACPECSQRFQFELPFAAHLRFRCPKRLHGPDTGPAAEAPGGKDGAAKEQEAGKYCKPSSGPLHHHFPADGSAAATTKPSTDFHNLARELENSRGSGSGCGSGCGSPGRPAPPDGGGEAAAAGKAKRRYAEEEEERAAGGAARGRLAAERPGLPSAPKEELVCTPQQQYRAAGSYCGLEEGGRLFAPPSPETGEAKRSAFVEVKKASRGPEPADGAAEDSKERASPAAAAAPAAGSGGGGGEPGLCPRGGPGGGGPLAARLEGGSPARGSAFSTVPQLSGGGGGGGAEERKSAFSQPARSFPHVPPLVLGQKLGGLGEPCPDGAAAAPGRLYAAEALAVKLPGGGEAAGGGGGGAGGGGGGGGGGGLPKQSPFLYATAFWPKSSAAAAVAAAAAGPLQLQLPSALTLLPPSFTSLCLPAQNWCAKCNASFRMTSDLVYHMRSHHKKEYAMEPLVKRRREEKLKCPICNESFRERHHLSRHMTSHN; encoded by the exons ATGGAGGACGCCGGCGTCCAGCGGGGGATATGGGATGGAGACGCCAAGACCGTCCAGCAGTGCTTGACTGACATTTTCACCAGCGTTTACACCACCTGCGACATTCCGGAAAATGCCATTTTCGGCCCCTGCGTCCTGAGCCACACGTCTTTGTACGACAGCATAGCCTTCATCGCCCTCAAGTCCACCGACAAGCGCACCGTCCCCTACATCTTCCGC gTGGACACGTCGGCGGCGAACGGCTCGTCGGAGGGGCTGATGTGGCTGCGGCTGGTGCAGTCGGCGCGGGAGCGGCAGGAGCAGAACCTGGAGGCCTACATCAAGAGCGGGCAGCTCTTCTACCGCTCCCTGCGCCGCATCGCCAAGGACGAGGAGCTGCTCGTCTGGTACGGCAAGGAGCTGACCgacctgctgctgctcagccccgCCCGGGCCCCCGCCCGCAGCAACG GCTCGCCGCCCTACGCCTGCCCCGAGTGCAGCCAGCGCTTCCAGTTCGAGCTGCCCTTCGCCGCCCACCTGCGCTTCCGCTGCCCCAAGCGGCTCCACGGCCCCgacaccggccccgccgccgaggcCCCCGGCGGCAAGGACGGCGCCgccaaggagcaggaggccggcaAGTACTGCAAGCCCAGCAGCGGGCCGCTCCACCACCACTTCCCCGCCgacggcagcgccgccgccaccaccaaaCCCTCCACGGACTTCCACAACCTGGCGCGGGAGCTGGAAAACTCCCGCGGCTCCGGCTCGGGCTGCGGCTCGGGCTGCGGCTcgccgggccggccggcgccccccgacggcggcggcgaggcggcggcggcgggcaagGCCAAGCGGCGGtacgccgaggaggaggaggagcgggcagccggcggggcggcgcggggccgcttGGCGGCcgagcggccggggctgccctcgGCGCCCAAGGAGGAGCTGGTGTGCACGCCGCAGCAGCAGTACCGGGCGGCCGGCTCCTACTGCGGCCTGGAGGAAGGCGGCCGCCTCTTCGCGCCGCCCAGCCCGGAGACGGGCGAAGCCAAACGCAGCGCTTTCGTGGAGGTGAAGAAAGCCTCCCGCGGGCCCGAGCCCGCCGACGGCGCCGCCGAGGACAGCAAGGAGCGCGCttcgcccgccgcggccgcggccccggcggcgggcagcggcgggggcggcggcgagccggggctgtgcccccgcggcggccccggcggcgggggtcCGCTGGCCGCCCGCCTGGAGGGGGGCAGCCCGGCTCGGGGCAGCGCCTTCAGCACGGTGCCGcagctgagcggcggcggcggcggcggcggggcggaggagcGCAAGAGCGCTTTCTCGCAGCCCGCCCGCTCCTTCCCGCACGTCCCGCCGCTGGTGCTGGGCCAGAAACTGGGCGGCCTGGGCGAGCCCTGCCCcgacggcgccgccgccgcccccggccgcctctACGCCGCCGAGGCGCTGGCCGTGAAGCtgccgggcggcggcgaggctgcgggcggcggcggaggaggtgcgggaggcggcggcggcggcggcggcggcggggggctgcccaaGCAGAGCCCCTTCCTCTACGCCACCGCCTTCTGGCCCAagagctcggcggcggcggcggtggcggcggcggcggcggggccgctgcagctgcagctgccgtcGGCGCTGACGCTGCTGCCGCCGTCGTTCACGTCGCTGTGCCTGCCGGCGCAGAACTGGTGCGCCAAGTGCAACGCCTCCTTCCGCATGACCTCGGACCTCGTCTACCACA